In Leishmania mexicana MHOM/GT/2001/U1103 complete genome, chromosome 34, one DNA window encodes the following:
- a CDS encoding proteophosphoglycan ppg1 has translation MGGKPAVLLGKVVDCTGHDTIPFYTVEQQTNTLAFLAEFPYTIAALRKMWVCRNFCDWHGVHCSAEGVEVRLDSRRLVGRLPEVPTAVDVKQVMITSFAVEGEGDGIKSRLPESWRKLEQLTSLKISLDTSSPALKSFDVQNIVYTVRTVTEAATGTKLSRCFIPRNAENVSLHSSSMSGTLPPNLPVCNPKMKYLYLHNNTGLTGTIPKEWGSWTSLRIINIELTNLCGCPPQEWATFNPSVIVIAEDRITNSDLCKISCKDSSSSSSSELECDGPIPFYTASQQVHTRNFLEAFKYTIKDLQPLWTCTNFCVWEYVHCTPAGVAVEITGTEFFGSVPEVPADVNPSEVVVTTLDFSHSVWLEGEYPNSWASLTSLQKVSFAYTSMWGTLPSQWGSMSVLKFLDFSFTWTVGKFPESWSRLANLEVLRLVHLTIPDHLPASWSSMKALRELDLDSTSVSGTLPTSWGALKNLEILSMPNNNIHATLPDKWSSLTQLRTLHLHHNQLVGSIPETYNAMVTLTRVSLEVNRLCGCLPSTWAERNGVSMTITAQPEVLAPDCATENICEPQTESSSSSATTSSSSSAPSSSSSAPSSSSSSSASSSSSSAPSSSSAPSSSSSAPSSSSAPSSSSSAPSSSSAPSSSSSAPSSSSASSSSSSASSAPSSSSASSSSSSAPSSSSSSSASYSSSSASSAPSSSSSAPSSSSSSSAQSSSSSAPSSSSSSSASYSSSSAPSSSSSASSAPSSSSASSSSSSAPSSSSSSSASYSSSSAPSSSSSASSAPSSSSASSSSSSAPSSSSSSSASSSSSSAPSLSSASSSSSSAPSSSSAPSSSSSAPSSSSAPSSSSSAPSSSSAPSSSSSAPSSSSAPSSSSSAPSSSSSSSAQSSSSSAPSSSSSSSASYSSSSAPSSSSSSSASSSSSSASSSSSSAPSSSSSAPSSSSSSSASYSSSSAPSSSSSSSSSSASSSSSSAPSSSSAQSSSSSAPSSSSSSSASYSSSSAPSSSSSASSAPSSSSASSSSSSAPSSSSAPSSSSSAPSSSSAPSSSSSAPSSSSAPSSSSSAPSSSSASSSSSSAPSSSSAPSSSSSAPSSSSSSSASYSSSSAPSSSSSASSAPSSSSASSSSSSAPSSSSAPSSSSSAPSSSSAPSSSSSAPSSSSAPSSSSSAPSSSSAPSSSSSAPSSSSAPSSSSSAPSSSSAPSSSSSAPSSSSLSSAQSSSSSAPSSSSASSSSSSAPSSSSLSSAQSSSSSAPSSSSASSSSSSAPSSSSASSSSSSAPSSSSASSSSSSAPSSSSAPSSSSSAPSSSSAPSSSSSAPSSSSAPSSSSSAPSSSSAPSSSSSAPSSSSAPSSSSSAPSSSSAPSSSSSAPSSSSAPSSSSSAPSSSSAQSSSSSAPSSSSSVSAPSSSSSAPYSASSSSSSSTTTTVEPTGNPVLPSFSSASSLRDSFYDNLYLMCPNVEEAGVDIISMYKEDICCSKWDGSEYNTTCGDMIENYANAIVTCSGALGSRGYFSCCTSVGPDGVGQFLGTRCQGTSVDGVKGPLARAALWNIRSSGGGLLVTLAAVIVIGVM, from the coding sequence ATGGGTGGGAAACCTGCTGTCCTGCTGGGGAAGGTAGTCGACTGCACCGGGCATGACACCATCCCGTTTTACACAGTCGAACAGCAGACGAACACTTTGGCGTTCCTGGCCGAGTTCCCATACACTATCGCCGCTCTCAGGAAGATGTGGGTGTGCCGCAACTTCTGCGACTGGCATGGCGTGCATTGCTCTGCGGAGGGTGTTGAGGTGCGCCTTGATTCACGACGGCTTGTCGGCCGGCTACCAGAAGTGCCCACTGCCGTAGATGTCAAGCAGGTGATGATAACAAGCTTTGCTGTCGAGGGCGAAGGCGATGGCATCAAGAGTCGGCTGCCAGAGAGCTGGAGGAAGCTTGAACAGCTCACGTCTCTGAAGATCAGTCTAGACACTAGCTCGCCTGCTTTGAAATCATTTGACGTCCAGAATATCGTCTACACTGTGAGAACCGTGACTGAGGCCGCCACTGGAACGAAACTGAGCAGGTGCTTCATTCCACGCAACGCGGAAAACGTGTCActtcacagcagcagcatgagTGGAACGCTTCCACCCAACCTGCCCGTCTGCAATCCAAAGATGAAGTATCTTTACCTCCACAATAATACCGGCCTCACAGGGACCATCCCGAAAGAATGGGGGAGTTGGACCAGTCTTCGAATTATCAATATTGAGCTCACAAACTTGTGCGGCTGCCCTCCACAGGAGTGGGCTACCTTCAACCCCTCAGTCATAGTTATAGCCGAGGACAGAATAACCAACTCAGACCTCTGCAAAATCAGCTGcaaggacagcagcagcagcagcagctctgaACTGGAGTGTGATGGCCCCATTCCGTTTTACACAGCAAGCcagcaggtgcacacgcgcaactTCCTTGAGGCGTTCAAGTACACAATTAAAGACCTGCAGCCGCTGTGGACGTGCACGAACTTCTGTGTCTGGGAGTATGTGCACTGCACACCGGCGGGTGTGGCAGTGGAGATTACTGGCACAGAGTTTTTCGGTTCTGTTCCGGAGGTGCCCGCCGATGTGAACCCATCGGAGGTGGTGGTAACCACGCTTGATTTCAGTCATAGCGTGTGGCTGGAGGGCGAGTATCCCAATAGCTGGGCCTCGCTGACGTCTCTGCAGAAGGTGTCCTTTGCATACACTTCGATGTGGGGAACGCTGCCATCCCAGTGGGGTTCCATGTCCGTGCTGAAGTTCCTCGATTTCAGCTTCACGTGGACAGTCGGTAAGTTCCCCGAAAGTTGGAGCCGCTTAGCGAATTTGGAGGTGCTCAGATTAGTGCATCTCACAATTCCGGATCACTTGCCGGCCTCGTGGAGCAGCATGAAAGCATTGCGGGAGCTCGACCTCGACAGCACCAGCGTGTCAGGCACGCTACCAACCTCCTGGGGCGCCCTCAAGAACCTCGAGATTCTATCTATGCCCAACAACAACATACACGCGACTTTACCTGATAAATGGAGCTCGCTAACGCAGCTGCGAACCCTACACCTGCACCATAACCAGCTTGTCGGCTCTATCCCAGAGACCTACAACGCGATGGTTACCCTCACCCGTGTCAGCCTCGAAGTCAACCGACTCTGCGGCTGCCTCCCAAGTACATGGGCCGAGAGGAACGGTGTGTCCATGACCATCACCGCTCAGCCGGAGGTACTCGCTCCTGACTGCGCGACTGAGAACATCTGCGAGCCACAGACAGAAAGTAgtagcagctccgccaccacctcgtcttcgtcgtctgcgccgtccagcagcagctccgcgccgtcctcgtcgtcctcgtcgtctgcgtcgtccagcagcagctctgcgccgtcctcgtcgtctgcaccgtccagcagcagctctgcgccgtcctcgtcgtctgcgccgtccagcagcagctctgcgccgtcctcgtcgtctgcaccgtccagcagcagctccgcgccgtcctcgtcgtctgcgtcgtccagcagcagctccgcgtcgtccgcgccgtcctcgtcgtctgcgtcgtccagcagcagctccgcgccgtcctcgtcgtcctcgtcgtctgcgtcctacagcagcagctccgcgtcgtccgcgccgtcgagcagcagctctgcgccgtcctcgtcgtcctcgtcgtctgcgcaatccagcagcagctccgcgccgtcctcgtcgtcctcgtcgtctgcgtcctacagcagcagctctgcgccgtccagcagcagctccgcgtcgtccgcgccgtcctcgtcgtctgcgtcgtccagcagcagctccgcgccgtcctcgtcgtcctcgtcgtctgcgtcctacagcagcagctctgcgccgtccagcagcagctccgcgtcgtccgcgccgtcctcgtcgtctgcgtcgtccagcagcagctccgcgccgtcctcgtcgtcctcgtcgtctgcgtcctccagcagcagctctgcgccgtccttgtcgtctgcgtcgtccagcagcagctctgcgccgtcctcgtcgtctgcaccgtccagcagcagctctgcgccgtcctcgtcgtctgcaccgtccagcagcagctctgcgccgtcctcgtcgtctgcgccgtccagcagcagctctgcgccgtcctcgtcgtctgcaccgtccagcagcagctctgcgccgtcctcgtcgtcctcgtcgtctgcgcaatccagcagcagctccgcgccgtcctcgtcgtcctcgtcgtctgcgtcctacagcagcagctccgcgccgtcctcgtcgtcctcgtcgtctgcgtcctccagcagcagctctgcgtcctccagcagcagctctgcgccgtccagcagcagctccgcgccgtcctcgtcgtcctcgtcgtctgcgtcctacagcagcagctccgcgccgtcctcgtcgtcctcgtcgtcctcgtcgtctgcgtcctccagcagcagctctgcgccgtcctcgtcgtctgcgcaatccagcagcagctccgcgccgtcctcgtcgtcctcgtcgtctgcgtcctacagcagcagctctgcgccgtccagcagcagctccgcgtcgtccgcgccgtcctcgtcgtctgcgtcgtccagcagcagctccgcgccgtcctcgtcgtctgcaccgtccagcagcagctctgcgccgtcctcgtcgtccgcgccgtcgagcagcagctctgcgccgtcctcgtcgtccgcgccgtccagcagcagctctgcgccgtcctcgtcgtctgcgtcgtccagcagcagctctgcgccgtcctcgtcgtctgcgccgtccagcagcagctccgcgccgtcctcgtcgtcctcgtcgtctgcgtcctacagcagcagctctgcgccgtccagcagcagctccgcgtcgtccgcgccgtcctcgtcgtctgcgtcgtccagcagcagctccgcgccgtcctcgtcgtctgcaccgtccagcagcagctctgcgccgtcctcgtcgtccgcgccgtcgagcagcagctctgcgccgtcctcgtcgtctgcgccgtccagcagcagctccgcgccgtcctcgtcgtctgcgccgtccagcagcagctctgcgccgtcctcgtcgtctgcgccgtccagcagcagctccgcgccgtcttcttcgtccgcgccgtccagcagcagctccgcgccgtcctcgtcgtccttgtCGTCTGCGCaatccagcagcagctccgcgccgtcctcgtcgtctgcgtcgtccagcagcagctccgcgccgtcctcgtcgtccttgtCGTCTGCGCaatccagcagcagctccgcgccgtcctcgtcgtctgcgtcgtccagcagcagctccgcgccgtcctcgtcgtctgcgtcgtccagcagcagctctgcgccgtcctcgtcgtctgcgtcctccagcagcagctctgcgccgtcctcgtcgtctgcgccgtccagcagcagctccgcgccgtcctcgtcgtctgcgccgtccagcagcagctccgcgccgtcctcgtcgtctgcgccgtccagcagcagctctgcgccgtcttcgtcgtctgcgccgtccagcagcagctccgcgccgtcttcgtcgtctgcgccgtccagcagcagctctgcgccgtcctcgtcgtctgcgccgtccagcagcagctccgcgccgtcctcgtcgtctgcgccgtccagcagcagctctgcgccgtcctcgtcgtccgcgcaatccagcagcagctccgcgccgtcctcgtcgtcctcggtgtctgcaccgtccagcagcagctctgcgccgtactcggcgtcctcgtcgtcttcgtcctcgacgacgaccacTGTGGAACCAACTGGGAACCCCGTTCTGCCGTCGTTTTCGTCTGCCTCTTCGTTGCGGGATAGTTTTTATGATAATCTGTATCTGATGTGCCCGAATGTGGAAGAGGCCGGCGTTGATATTATTTCTATGTATAAGGAGGACATCTGCTGCAGCAAGTGGGATGGCAGCGAGTATAATACCACGTGCGGGGACATGATTGAGAACTATGCGAATGCCATTGTGACTTGTAGCGGTGCTCTCGGTAGCCGAGGTTACTTCTCATGCTGCACCAGTGTTGGGCCGGATGGTGTCGGACAGTTCCTGGGGACGCGCTGCCAGGGCACGTCTGTGGATGGTGTGAAAGGACCGTTAGCCCGTGCGGCGTTGTGGAATATCCGctcgagcggcggcggtctcTTGGTGACGCTTGCCGCCGTGATTGTGATTGGGGTAATGTAG